The Candidatus Malacoplasma girerdii genome has a segment encoding these proteins:
- the atpD gene encoding F0F1 ATP synthase subunit beta — translation MKLSLEVNKGENIMDKKMTAIKEEDIGYITEVIGPVVNVRFNPRHLPKIYDAVYVKLANKTRMILEVEQIAGDDVVKCISMGSTDGLVRNQKVYPTYSPIKVPVGENVLGRMFNVTGDLIDELGPISKDTPTLPIHRDAPKLADQSNKTEILETGIKIIDLLIPYMKGGKIGLFGGAGVGKTVLVQELIHNIATGHNGLSVFAGVGERTREGNDLYYEMKDGGVIDKTALVFGQMNEPPGARMRVGLVGLTMAEYFRDVRHQDVLLFIDNIYRFTQAGSEVSALLGRMPSAAGYQPTLDYEMGQLQERITSTKDGSITSVQAIYVPADDLTDPAPATTFTHLDAKTVLDRKIAALGIYPAISPLESSSRLLDPSVVGIEHYRVARKVQEVLQKFEELQDIIAILGMDELSEEDKLTVSRARKIRNFLSQPFFVAEKFSGYKGAYVKTEDTVRSFKAIIDGNCDHINEQHFLYASDIDEVYKRANAKK, via the coding sequence ATGAAATTGTCGCTGGAAGTTAATAAAGGAGAAAATATTATGGATAAAAAAATGACAGCAATTAAAGAAGAAGATATTGGATACATTACTGAAGTCATTGGACCAGTAGTTAATGTTCGTTTTAATCCACGCCATTTACCAAAAATTTATGATGCGGTTTACGTCAAATTAGCTAATAAAACACGAATGATTCTTGAAGTTGAACAAATTGCAGGAGATGATGTTGTTAAATGTATATCGATGGGTTCAACTGATGGTTTAGTTCGTAACCAAAAAGTTTATCCAACCTATAGTCCAATTAAAGTTCCAGTTGGAGAAAATGTATTAGGACGAATGTTTAATGTCACTGGCGATTTAATTGATGAATTAGGTCCAATTAGTAAGGACACACCAACCTTGCCAATTCACCGTGATGCTCCAAAATTAGCTGATCAAAGTAATAAAACTGAAATTTTAGAAACAGGAATTAAAATTATTGACCTATTAATTCCATATATGAAAGGTGGAAAAATTGGTTTATTTGGTGGAGCAGGTGTAGGAAAAACCGTTTTAGTTCAAGAACTAATTCATAATATTGCTACAGGTCATAATGGTTTAAGTGTTTTTGCTGGTGTTGGGGAAAGAACACGTGAAGGTAATGACCTTTATTATGAAATGAAAGACGGTGGCGTTATTGATAAAACTGCACTAGTCTTTGGACAAATGAATGAACCTCCTGGGGCACGTATGCGTGTAGGATTAGTTGGATTAACAATGGCTGAATATTTTCGTGATGTTCGTCATCAAGATGTTTTACTATTTATTGACAATATTTATCGTTTTACACAAGCTGGAAGTGAAGTAAGTGCTTTATTAGGACGAATGCCAAGTGCAGCTGGATATCAACCAACACTTGACTATGAAATGGGACAATTACAAGAACGAATTACTTCTACAAAAGATGGTTCAATTACATCTGTGCAGGCAATTTATGTTCCTGCCGATGACTTAACTGACCCTGCACCAGCAACAACATTTACTCATCTAGATGCTAAAACAGTATTAGACCGAAAAATTGCCGCACTAGGGATTTATCCTGCAATTTCTCCACTGGAATCAAGTTCACGTTTATTAGATCCAAGTGTTGTTGGGATTGAACACTACCGTGTTGCTCGTAAAGTTCAAGAAGTCCTACAAAAATTTGAAGAATTGCAAGATATTATTGCCATTCTTGGTATGGATGAATTAAGTGAAGAAGATAAATTAACAGTAAGTCGAGCACGAAAAATTCGTAACTTCTTGTCACAACCATTCTTTGTTGCGGAAAAATTTAGTGGTTATAAAGGGGCCTACGTTAAAACTGAAGATACTGTTCGTTCATTTAAAGCAATTATTGATGGAAATTGTGATCATATTAATGAACAACATTTCCTATACGCAAGTGATATTGACGAAGTATATAAACGTGCTAATGCTAAAAAATAA
- the atpC gene encoding F0F1 ATP synthase subunit epsilon: MTKLFKIQVNTPSGIYFEDDILSAEINTKTGRLVILANHTPVIGSFKPSHFYIRDQKNNRVDTIINYGVFRFDNNVLYLFTDFFTFANKINEDVFEKRQEQINLVLKEQKLHNENYTYDKVEKQLFDNLNELKKLSRNK, translated from the coding sequence ATGACTAAATTGTTTAAAATTCAAGTTAATACTCCAAGCGGAATTTACTTTGAAGACGATATTCTTTCAGCTGAAATTAATACTAAAACTGGAAGATTAGTTATCCTAGCCAATCATACTCCTGTAATTGGAAGTTTTAAACCTAGTCATTTTTACATTCGTGATCAAAAAAATAACCGTGTAGATACGATTATTAATTATGGTGTTTTTCGTTTTGATAATAACGTTTTATACCTGTTTACTGACTTCTTTACTTTTGCTAATAAAATTAATGAAGATGTTTTTGAAAAACGTCAGGAACAAATTAACTTAGTTTTAAAAGAACAAAAGTTGCACAATGAAAATTACACTTATGACAAAGTGGAAAAACAATTATTTGATAATTTAAATGAACTTAAAAAATTAAGTCGTAATAAATAA
- the ileS gene encoding isoleucyl-tRNA synthetase: protein MTDYKNTLIINKTDFEMKANLKDKEPLFQKFWDENKIYQKILKQNKNNQQWVLHDGPPYANGNIHVGHSLNKIIKDIIVRYHLINGHYSPLICGWDTHGLPIEHALLKKNGKEEQNLSISERRTNCETFAFDNVNNQLKQFKRLGIVSDFKDIYVTLNKEFEYDQLKLFLAMVKQKMIYQDFKPIFWSCSSHSALAEAEIEYADTEAHSIYVAFKINEGNNIVHSNDYILIWTTTPWTIPSNVAVAVHPDFSYLRIKVNERVYVIAKNRLDSLAKELNWTNYEILSEFKGSEIEKNTYVHPLYTNKINPIILADYVTIDNGTGLVHNASGFGPEDYCACKKYDIDVFCPINENGVFTNEINDPDLVGVFYEKANPIVIDKLIKNNALVHQSKFIHSIAIDWRTKQPVIYRATKQWFVNIEVIHDEIIKAIQGINFPNSKNKQQLMNMISNRKEWCISRQRVWGVPIPIIYRNDEPIFDEKLINHCIELIHEYGTNAWFSKSVDFFLTDEYKKQNYNYRKELDIMDVWFDSGSSYNVLKHYNLGHTADLYFEGNDQYRGWFNSSLICSIAQNKVAPYKRLLSHGFTLDDQGRKMSKSLGNTIDPLKVCDEFGADILRLWAANSDYSEDVRISKNILTQTAEIYRRIRNTIFKFILSNISDFDYETDASMEFTNADWYVLKQLQKNINEVIEAYEEYNFMNVVKTLNLATIKLSSWYFDLIKDSLYCDEVNNKRRRTIQTVLYWILRMFMSVLAPIIPHTLEEVYKFSNFKNKKESFFLESIVKQLPFPLQPIDEEYWNAFFNLKDEVYTKLETLKKSGAIKKNNETKVVITFKNKYHFTASELKQYLNVAVVELIEKNIETIEVEVTNANLVRCERCWNYFEASEITDHICSRCRRVVNKK from the coding sequence ATGACTGACTATAAAAACACCTTAATAATCAATAAAACTGATTTTGAAATGAAGGCAAATTTAAAAGACAAAGAGCCTTTATTTCAAAAATTTTGAGATGAAAATAAAATTTATCAAAAAATTTTAAAACAAAATAAAAATAACCAACAATGAGTATTACATGATGGACCACCATATGCTAACGGTAATATTCATGTTGGTCACTCATTAAACAAGATTATTAAAGACATTATCGTACGTTATCATTTAATTAATGGCCATTATTCACCATTAATTTGTGGTTGAGATACTCACGGTTTACCAATTGAACACGCCTTATTAAAGAAAAATGGCAAAGAAGAACAAAACTTATCAATTTCTGAACGAAGAACCAATTGTGAAACTTTTGCTTTTGACAATGTTAATAATCAATTAAAACAATTTAAACGCCTAGGAATTGTAAGTGACTTTAAAGATATTTATGTTACTTTAAACAAAGAGTTTGAATATGACCAATTAAAATTGTTTCTAGCTATGGTAAAACAAAAAATGATTTATCAAGATTTTAAACCAATTTTTTGGTCTTGTTCAAGTCATTCGGCTTTAGCAGAAGCTGAAATTGAATATGCTGATACTGAAGCTCACTCCATTTATGTTGCTTTTAAAATTAATGAAGGTAACAATATTGTTCACTCTAATGACTACATTTTAATTTGAACAACAACACCTTGAACTATTCCAAGTAACGTTGCTGTAGCTGTTCATCCAGATTTTAGTTATTTGCGTATTAAAGTAAATGAACGTGTTTATGTTATTGCTAAGAATCGTCTTGATAGTTTAGCTAAGGAACTAAATTGGACAAATTATGAAATTTTAAGCGAATTTAAAGGAAGTGAAATTGAAAAAAACACTTATGTTCATCCTTTATACACTAATAAAATTAATCCTATTATTTTAGCTGACTACGTAACAATAGATAACGGTACAGGTTTAGTTCATAATGCAAGTGGTTTTGGTCCCGAAGACTATTGCGCATGTAAAAAATATGATATCGATGTTTTTTGCCCAATTAATGAAAATGGTGTATTTACTAACGAAATAAATGATCCTGATCTAGTTGGTGTTTTCTATGAAAAAGCTAACCCAATTGTTATTGATAAATTAATTAAAAATAATGCTCTAGTTCACCAAAGTAAATTTATTCACTCTATAGCAATTGATTGAAGAACAAAACAACCGGTAATTTATCGAGCAACAAAGCAATGGTTTGTTAACATTGAAGTTATTCATGATGAAATCATAAAAGCAATCCAAGGAATTAACTTTCCAAACAGTAAGAATAAACAACAACTAATGAATATGATTTCAAATCGTAAGGAATGATGTATTAGTCGTCAACGTGTTTGGGGAGTACCAATTCCAATAATTTATCGTAATGATGAACCGATCTTCGATGAAAAATTAATTAATCATTGCATTGAACTAATTCATGAATATGGTACAAATGCTTGATTTAGTAAATCTGTTGACTTCTTTCTAACTGATGAATATAAAAAACAAAATTATAACTATCGTAAAGAATTAGACATCATGGATGTTTGGTTCGATTCAGGAAGTAGTTATAACGTCTTAAAACACTACAACTTAGGTCATACAGCTGATTTATATTTTGAAGGGAATGACCAATATCGAGGTTGATTTAATTCATCATTAATTTGCTCAATTGCACAAAATAAAGTTGCACCATATAAACGTTTACTTTCACATGGATTTACACTTGATGATCAAGGACGTAAAATGTCTAAATCACTTGGAAACACAATTGATCCATTAAAAGTATGTGATGAATTTGGTGCTGATATTTTAAGATTATGGGCAGCAAACAGTGACTATAGTGAAGATGTACGAATTAGTAAAAATATCTTAACACAAACTGCTGAAATTTACCGACGAATTCGTAATACTATTTTTAAATTTATTTTATCTAACATTAGTGACTTTGATTATGAAACTGATGCGTCAATGGAATTCACAAATGCTGATTGATATGTATTAAAACAATTACAAAAAAATATTAATGAAGTTATTGAAGCATATGAAGAATATAATTTCATGAATGTTGTTAAAACACTTAATTTAGCAACAATCAAATTATCGAGCTGATATTTTGATTTAATTAAAGATAGTTTATATTGTGATGAAGTTAATAATAAACGTCGAAGAACAATTCAAACAGTCTTATACTGAATTTTAAGAATGTTTATGAGTGTATTAGCTCCAATCATTCCTCACACTCTCGAAGAAGTTTATAAGTTTTCTAACTTTAAGAATAAAAAAGAATCATTCTTTCTTGAATCAATAGTTAAACAACTACCATTTCCATTGCAACCAATTGATGAAGAATACTGAAATGCTTTCTTTAATTTAAAAGATGAAGTTTATACAAAGCTTGAAACTTTGAAAAAATCTGGTGCAATTAAAAAAAATAATGAAACGAAAGTTGTTATTACTTTTAAAAATAAATACCATTTTACTGCAAGTGAATTAAAACAATATCTAAATGTAGCTGTTGTTGAATTAATTGAAAAAAATATTGAGACAATTGAAGTTGAAGTAACTAATGCTAATTTAGTTCGTTGTGAACGATGCTGAAATTATTTTGAAGCAAGTGAAATTACTGATCACATTTGTAGTCGTTGCCGCCGCGTCGTTAATAAGAAATAA
- a CDS encoding ABC transporter permease encodes MLNYYRYLMNVLLRRWSLWIIVIIYFLLLVGFLIVMPLLTNVYFLLIYANNLKIVQQFIIYVVAIFSGLLAVYIFRENKENSSELLIFAKGISRYKIVLGKFLAFITCTLFFAAISACSGLLCFNVPKANHMAVVYLTLGLLAGNITCMLFFGAIAICLSLWLNKVVVVISNVLLIILSVIYTVSYTAASIDPVSKMTNDRKVVNNFNYINQNNLQTQSAFIASADTQSTDLLDLMSFEEQKKLYASYVDSNSYSALYQMSLLNWWINTYLVGPLKNIGNYRYSFAADAQLSFKITEPLVKTTIANINLTDDDYSWMQIIKNKQFPAFVIHPHFKRADVQTFVKWNDDPTQKPKELIKEINEILINTTVESLSPYSYKTYFPYQGSTQNFYTPNNPSNNYDGYILGGVYNGRNAYRNLQFFDNNFTFSDLELDIFNNLLYYALIDEDNEHQIWKNGSNLINKDYSYSLSSTGAHKYNIIRNLAIKLHDYHNELKINTPFQYSIERLKFIYYTYMKGTGILGFNDYQFKTEALKPNNGDITVFPWSQYFKFAYLPMYNSFNIRNIENYRQEWLPDFKVGPRNLFQHGNPLFLSKITNNNSDNKPNVLDQLITQNGQSEINNHTIDKALPVYDGNNQPDSDILKKAFGLFDITDEHESLSQIDGKYGYFSPAALKYSSLVEQLFETDGADNYYDPSWENALDDEHWNLSCITKFSNCETNLAIMMNGMFLYECQPIMTPTENIIFLLLASTCLIGLSFYKYMRYDFD; translated from the coding sequence ATGTTAAATTATTACCGATATTTAATGAATGTATTATTAAGACGCTGATCATTATGAATCATCGTCATAATTTACTTTTTATTATTGGTAGGTTTTTTAATAGTCATGCCACTATTAACAAACGTTTATTTTTTATTAATTTATGCTAATAACTTAAAAATAGTTCAACAATTTATTATTTATGTTGTGGCAATTTTTAGTGGGCTATTAGCTGTATATATTTTTCGTGAAAATAAAGAAAATAGCTCGGAATTATTAATTTTTGCTAAAGGAATAAGCCGATATAAAATTGTTTTAGGTAAATTTTTAGCTTTCATTACTTGCACATTGTTTTTTGCAGCTATAAGTGCGTGTAGTGGATTGTTATGCTTTAATGTTCCTAAAGCAAATCATATGGCTGTTGTTTATCTTACACTTGGGTTATTAGCAGGAAACATCACATGCATGTTGTTTTTTGGAGCTATTGCTATATGTTTATCATTATGACTTAATAAAGTAGTTGTTGTTATTAGTAATGTTTTACTAATTATTCTTAGTGTGATTTATACAGTATCTTACACTGCAGCTAGTATTGATCCGGTAAGCAAAATGACTAACGATAGGAAAGTTGTTAATAATTTTAATTACATTAATCAAAATAATTTACAAACACAAAGTGCATTTATTGCATCCGCTGATACTCAATCTACAGATTTATTGGATTTAATGAGTTTTGAAGAACAAAAAAAATTGTATGCAAGTTATGTTGATTCTAATTCATATTCAGCTCTATATCAAATGAGTCTGCTTAATTGATGAATTAATACATATTTAGTAGGTCCATTAAAAAATATCGGCAATTATAGATACTCGTTTGCTGCTGATGCTCAACTTTCATTTAAGATTACTGAACCACTAGTAAAAACAACAATAGCAAATATTAATTTAACTGATGATGATTATTCATGAATGCAAATTATTAAGAATAAACAATTCCCAGCTTTTGTTATTCATCCCCATTTTAAAAGAGCTGATGTTCAAACATTTGTTAAATGAAATGATGATCCAACTCAAAAACCAAAGGAACTAATAAAGGAAATTAACGAGATCCTAATTAACACAACTGTTGAAAGTTTAAGTCCATATTCTTATAAAACATATTTCCCATATCAAGGATCAACACAAAATTTCTACACACCAAATAACCCAAGTAATAATTATGATGGATATATTTTAGGTGGAGTTTACAATGGAAGAAATGCATATCGTAATTTACAATTCTTCGATAACAATTTCACTTTTAGTGACTTAGAATTAGATATTTTTAACAATCTGCTTTACTATGCATTAATTGATGAAGATAATGAACATCAAATTTGAAAAAATGGTAGTAATTTAATCAATAAAGACTATTCATATTCATTAAGTAGTACAGGAGCTCATAAATATAACATTATCCGTAATCTGGCCATTAAGCTTCATGATTATCATAATGAATTAAAGATTAATACACCATTCCAATATAGTATTGAACGTTTAAAATTTATTTATTACACTTACATGAAAGGAACTGGAATTCTTGGCTTTAATGATTATCAATTTAAAACCGAAGCATTAAAACCAAATAATGGTGATATAACAGTATTCCCATGAAGTCAATACTTTAAGTTTGCTTATCTACCAATGTATAACAGTTTTAACATTCGTAACATTGAAAACTATCGTCAAGAATGACTTCCTGATTTTAAGGTTGGCCCACGTAATTTATTTCAACATGGTAACCCATTATTTTTAAGTAAAATCACTAATAACAATAGTGATAATAAGCCGAATGTTCTTGACCAATTAATTACTCAAAATGGACAATCAGAGATTAATAATCACACAATTGATAAAGCCCTACCTGTTTATGATGGTAATAATCAACCAGATAGTGATATATTAAAAAAAGCTTTTGGTTTATTTGATATTACTGATGAACACGAATCATTAAGTCAAATTGATGGAAAATACGGTTATTTCTCTCCAGCTGCACTAAAATACAGTAGTTTAGTTGAGCAATTATTTGAAACTGATGGAGCAGATAACTACTACGATCCAAGTTGGGAAAACGCTTTAGATGATGAACATTGAAACTTATCATGTATTACAAAATTTAGTAATTGTGAAACTAATTTAGCGATCATGATGAATGGAATGTTTCTATATGAATGTCAACCAATTATGACTCCAACTGAAAACATTATCTTTTTATTATTAGCTTCAACATGTTTAATTGGTTTGAGTTTTTATAAATACATGCGTTATGATTTTGATTAG
- a CDS encoding ABC transporter ATP-binding protein, giving the protein MQLNNEQILLKFLEDEKFFNEHINELVSIHTINMNYFHQIDELKKRRKEKNVRLFNYYKQLFIAYQEKNKLIKQQKQTLKTLKEIIDLHGNNSDWIKRLKIIREQILDVGSKNKKFLTYDLCVYEQSKIKPVLFVRNLTKYYRHKKISTIDNLTFNVYPGEFHAFIGANGAGKTTTIKSLITSYYNWSGTVLINGYKNTDEKAKAKIGYIPEKAVFPENLSTYEYLKWMVLLSGVDKAKAKQHIEEQLKSFGMWNMRKRSPNTFSSGQKKKILLIQTLIHDPDIIIMDEPVANLDPKARIDFFDQLIKLKAMKKSIFISSHVLAELDVYADSLTILDGGKIVYSGKKDTLLKKYDKKEYALTLEIKHHKTLIKYLDENKIEYSINEEHNETFIIKNINEKQLEDLQMFLISHKLFFQSFNKINVSLEDIYRKLIVYGSRDTMQENIANNKTEGETRVKHAGKIY; this is encoded by the coding sequence ATGCAGCTAAATAATGAACAAATCTTATTAAAATTTCTTGAAGATGAAAAATTCTTTAATGAACACATCAATGAATTAGTTTCAATTCATACTATTAATATGAATTATTTTCATCAAATTGATGAATTAAAAAAACGTCGTAAAGAAAAAAATGTTAGATTATTTAATTACTATAAACAATTATTTATTGCATACCAAGAAAAAAATAAATTAATTAAACAACAAAAACAAACACTAAAAACATTAAAAGAAATTATTGATTTACATGGTAATAATTCAGATTGAATTAAACGTTTAAAAATTATTCGAGAACAAATTCTTGATGTTGGCTCAAAAAATAAGAAATTTTTAACCTATGATTTGTGCGTTTATGAACAATCAAAGATTAAACCTGTTCTTTTTGTGCGTAATTTAACTAAATATTATCGTCATAAAAAAATTTCAACAATTGATAATTTAACTTTTAATGTTTATCCTGGAGAATTTCATGCTTTTATTGGCGCTAATGGTGCAGGAAAAACTACAACTATTAAATCATTAATTACTTCTTACTATAACTGAAGTGGAACGGTATTAATCAATGGATACAAGAATACTGATGAAAAAGCCAAAGCTAAAATTGGTTATATTCCTGAAAAAGCTGTTTTCCCGGAAAATTTAAGTACATATGAATACTTAAAATGGATGGTTTTACTCTCAGGAGTTGATAAAGCTAAAGCTAAACAACATATTGAAGAACAATTAAAAAGCTTTGGTATGTGAAATATGCGTAAGCGTTCACCAAATACTTTTAGTAGCGGACAAAAAAAGAAAATTCTATTAATTCAAACATTAATTCATGACCCAGATATCATTATTATGGATGAACCAGTTGCCAACCTTGACCCAAAAGCACGAATTGATTTCTTTGATCAATTAATTAAATTAAAAGCTATGAAAAAATCTATCTTCATTAGTAGTCACGTATTAGCCGAATTAGACGTTTATGCTGATAGTTTAACTATTCTTGATGGTGGTAAAATTGTTTATTCTGGAAAAAAAGATACCCTATTAAAGAAATATGACAAAAAAGAGTATGCTCTAACTCTTGAAATTAAGCATCATAAAACATTAATTAAATATTTAGATGAAAACAAAATTGAATATTCAATTAATGAAGAACACAATGAAACTTTTATTATTAAGAATATTAATGAAAAACAATTAGAAGACTTACAAATGTTTCTAATCAGCCATAAATTATTCTTTCAATCATTTAACAAGATTAATGTCAGTCTTGAAGATATCTATCGTAAATTAATTGTTTATGGAAGTCGCGATACAATGCAAGAAAATATTGCTAATAATAAAACTGAAGGTGAAACTAGAGTAAAACACGCTGGTAAAATTTATTAA